A DNA window from Luteolibacter luteus contains the following coding sequences:
- a CDS encoding DUF4011 domain-containing protein, with protein MTDSPFLRFLEHGAGQGGFEVDDVLAAVLPLMREVAAIHEAGRVAPLRGLSSLVVHEERALGLSSPDGIEPSSNAAKVYQLLAPVGHGIQVIGGTRRESEDMWVTKVSNLDVGSGDEEITKPLYLPGYVTWEHAIGHHDELTDIHSLGLLLASLACGLDFSDRDELEKFANHRKNLFALAPRLHPVVSALIVSMTELHRGKRAQDLSSLIRQLENYRGQPVDTDVFALPGLESATKSGRRKIIQTHLRDRLFEVSRRNRLLYFKSSQTTLNLTHASVPLVLDYRNIQPDQLLFWHEGVAAELGSGKALPLQKWLRLEEAPYLPGQLDKLISEARRSRAEYGFSQLRLVIAFLRWNNLKESPNERIHSPLLLLPVELVKKKGVKDHYTLEPQGTEAEVNPALRHYLKQLYDLDLPVMVDLRETSLAAFHEKVKALIHATEPGVTLELSDKPKIQLIHERAKQSLDQYRRRMARQARRVNRSGSLDYSYDRSDFRPLGLQMFQRLVLPAPLPLREMAGAPPRPRTPFMVPPAEATVTDRQMYALVEEAEGNPYSWEFDLCAVTLANFNYRKMTLVRDYANLIEHDTPNAAFDRVFSIEPKAIEPESAPSLPPSDQHLIIAADATQIGAIAKARRGDSLIIQGPPGTGKSQTITNLIADYVARGRRVLFVCEKRAAIDVVFHRLRQQGLDELCCLIHDSQTDKKEFILNLKQTYEQWLAAGDENGQGEAMRAAALRAMDAELAALEKYLAQIHSVPAGSNATANELLQRLIEIRGIHDGQACPPLDAVAEERLPDFKQWQEHGESVIRLGEVLRDLGASSVFALHPMRWLGEPVITRDHPLEGLAGSFDEVERKLDDLDDALQQTGLPAEHWDTLAEIGQLLGFANRLLPLAERGLLGLLDSSSERHAEFVKLVGDYQAKRQHLEAKRTKTANWTDKLPPEDTANALALAPKLQGVFKFLNPAWWRLRKVLNARYDFSKHAVAPAWEQILSDLSAEHAAASGLAELEGRCTREFASADPAALHADLKLLADPSAPPAVIALKSQLLSSDQGPALVKMLASLNSSFQVLERDLKELIDHAEGSSLSVLAAAVREMREEMDSLPELLPALRDLAAAPESLRRSVREFPFTSEEFEAACARKTLEALYREDRMLQRFDCHVLQQKLDRLAAAHRQWLEHNAAWIRGQVRRRFVEHVQLANQSATVLSADQKLFKKSYSAGRRELEHEFGKTMRYKSIRDLAAGESGEVVRDLKPIWLMSPLSVSDALPMEPDLFDVVIFDEASQIPVEDAVPAAYRAPQVIVVGDEMQLPPTSFFSSGSDAEDEITVEEEGESVSVLMDADSFLTQCARNLPSTLLAWHYRSRYESLISFSNAAFYGGELYTIPDRQMALDDKAELLVESPMEAAELVPAILGRPISYIRCSKAPYIDRRNPAEAAVVAQLVRELLVSGNKLSIGVAAFSEAQQGEIESSLESLAKEDSAFGTLLEAEYVREEDDQFCGLFVKNLENVQGDERDIILMSVCYAPDTDGKMRMNFGPINQRGGEKRLNVIFSRARHHMVLVSSIGHQQITNDYNDGARALRNFLHYAESLSRGEPAAARQVLDGLNPLKRKSLASAATGSAIAGQIAGALKRRGWSADTDVGQSRFRCDVAVREPGADRHQLAILIEGTRTTNVLEHFHTRPGILRAFGWQVVLVVAKDWWHEPEAVLTRIERLLRREIAEEEETIIEEEPQPSPVAPPALEPPVTPGPPSLPAPSTLGRRFEFTEGNSRKFWAVAQEGASLVVRFGRIGTTGQVQTKTFADEPRAQREMNKLITEKTGKGYVEVS; from the coding sequence ATGACCGATAGCCCTTTTCTCCGCTTTCTTGAGCATGGTGCCGGTCAGGGCGGCTTTGAAGTCGATGATGTCCTTGCCGCGGTCTTGCCGCTGATGCGGGAAGTCGCTGCGATCCATGAAGCAGGAAGGGTTGCCCCTTTGCGCGGCCTGTCTTCACTGGTCGTCCATGAAGAACGCGCCCTCGGGCTTTCATCCCCCGACGGAATCGAGCCATCCTCGAATGCCGCGAAGGTCTATCAGCTCCTCGCGCCGGTTGGTCACGGGATTCAGGTGATCGGCGGGACGCGCCGTGAGTCGGAGGACATGTGGGTCACAAAGGTGTCCAACCTTGATGTCGGCTCGGGGGACGAGGAGATCACAAAGCCGCTTTACCTTCCCGGATACGTCACGTGGGAGCACGCCATCGGTCACCATGACGAGCTGACTGATATTCACTCGCTGGGCTTGCTGCTGGCCAGCCTTGCCTGCGGGCTCGATTTCTCGGATCGCGACGAGTTGGAGAAGTTCGCGAATCATCGCAAGAACCTGTTCGCTCTCGCTCCACGCCTTCATCCGGTGGTTTCGGCGCTGATCGTCTCGATGACCGAGCTGCATCGCGGCAAGCGGGCTCAAGATCTGAGCTCGTTGATCCGGCAACTGGAGAACTACCGGGGCCAGCCGGTGGATACCGATGTATTCGCCCTGCCCGGCCTCGAGTCCGCGACGAAGAGCGGCCGCCGGAAGATCATCCAGACCCATCTCCGCGATCGTCTCTTCGAGGTTTCGCGCCGGAATCGCCTGCTTTATTTCAAGAGCTCCCAGACCACGCTCAATCTCACCCATGCGAGCGTGCCGCTGGTGCTCGATTATCGCAATATCCAGCCGGACCAACTGCTCTTCTGGCATGAAGGCGTGGCTGCGGAGCTGGGCTCCGGGAAAGCGCTCCCCTTGCAGAAATGGCTGCGTCTTGAGGAAGCGCCTTACTTGCCCGGACAGCTCGACAAGCTGATCAGCGAGGCGCGCCGCAGTCGTGCGGAATATGGCTTCTCGCAGCTTCGTCTCGTAATTGCCTTCCTGCGTTGGAACAATCTCAAGGAGAGCCCGAACGAGCGCATCCACTCGCCTCTCCTGCTCCTCCCCGTGGAGTTGGTGAAGAAGAAGGGCGTAAAGGATCATTACACGCTCGAGCCGCAGGGCACGGAAGCGGAGGTAAACCCGGCGCTGCGCCATTATCTGAAGCAGCTCTACGACCTCGATCTACCCGTGATGGTGGATCTGCGCGAGACGAGCTTGGCTGCCTTCCATGAGAAGGTGAAGGCGCTCATCCATGCCACCGAACCGGGTGTCACTCTGGAGCTTTCGGACAAGCCGAAGATCCAGTTGATCCACGAGCGAGCGAAGCAAAGTCTCGATCAATACCGTCGCCGCATGGCGCGACAGGCCCGTCGCGTGAATCGAAGCGGCAGCTTGGACTATAGTTACGATCGCTCGGATTTCCGGCCGCTTGGATTGCAGATGTTCCAGCGTCTGGTGCTGCCCGCGCCCTTGCCGCTGCGGGAGATGGCAGGTGCTCCGCCACGGCCCCGCACGCCCTTCATGGTGCCTCCGGCGGAGGCCACGGTGACGGACCGCCAGATGTACGCGCTGGTGGAGGAGGCGGAAGGGAATCCCTATTCGTGGGAGTTCGATCTCTGTGCGGTGACGCTCGCGAACTTCAATTATCGCAAGATGACCCTGGTGCGCGACTACGCGAACCTCATCGAACACGACACGCCGAACGCCGCTTTCGACCGGGTTTTCTCGATCGAGCCCAAGGCCATCGAACCGGAATCCGCACCATCTCTTCCACCCTCGGATCAGCATCTCATCATCGCGGCGGATGCCACCCAGATCGGAGCGATCGCCAAGGCGCGCCGTGGAGACAGCCTGATCATCCAAGGGCCGCCGGGAACCGGTAAATCCCAAACGATCACGAATCTCATCGCGGACTATGTGGCGCGTGGACGGCGAGTCCTTTTCGTGTGCGAGAAGCGCGCTGCGATCGATGTCGTTTTCCACCGCCTGCGCCAGCAGGGCTTGGATGAGCTCTGCTGCCTGATCCACGATTCGCAGACGGACAAGAAGGAGTTCATCCTGAATCTCAAGCAGACCTACGAGCAATGGCTCGCGGCTGGAGATGAAAATGGCCAAGGCGAAGCCATGCGTGCGGCGGCTCTGCGCGCGATGGATGCCGAGCTCGCGGCGCTGGAGAAATATCTCGCACAGATTCACTCGGTGCCTGCGGGATCGAATGCCACGGCGAACGAGTTGCTGCAGCGCTTGATCGAGATCCGCGGGATCCATGATGGACAGGCCTGTCCGCCTCTGGATGCCGTCGCGGAAGAGCGGCTGCCCGATTTTAAGCAGTGGCAGGAGCACGGCGAGAGCGTGATCCGCCTCGGAGAGGTGCTGCGTGATCTCGGGGCGTCCTCGGTGTTTGCCCTTCATCCGATGCGTTGGCTCGGCGAGCCGGTCATTACCCGTGATCATCCTCTGGAAGGCCTCGCAGGCAGCTTCGACGAGGTGGAACGGAAGCTCGATGATCTCGATGATGCGCTCCAGCAGACCGGCCTGCCGGCGGAGCACTGGGATACGCTGGCCGAGATCGGGCAACTGCTAGGGTTCGCCAACCGGTTGCTGCCACTGGCAGAGCGGGGATTGCTTGGCTTGTTAGATAGCAGCAGCGAACGCCACGCAGAGTTCGTGAAGCTCGTCGGGGATTACCAGGCGAAGCGCCAGCATCTTGAAGCAAAGCGGACCAAGACGGCGAATTGGACCGACAAGCTTCCGCCGGAGGACACGGCCAATGCGCTGGCTCTCGCGCCGAAGCTTCAGGGCGTCTTCAAGTTTCTCAATCCTGCGTGGTGGAGATTGCGAAAGGTTCTCAATGCCCGGTACGATTTCTCAAAGCACGCCGTCGCTCCGGCTTGGGAGCAGATTCTCTCCGATCTTTCTGCCGAGCACGCCGCCGCGTCCGGCCTTGCGGAGCTTGAGGGGCGATGCACCCGGGAATTTGCGAGCGCTGACCCGGCAGCCCTTCATGCCGATCTAAAGCTTCTCGCTGATCCCTCCGCGCCACCCGCTGTCATCGCTCTGAAGAGCCAGCTGCTCTCTTCGGATCAAGGCCCGGCCTTGGTCAAGATGCTTGCCTCCCTCAATTCCAGCTTCCAAGTGCTGGAGCGGGACTTGAAGGAACTCATCGACCATGCGGAAGGAAGCAGCCTCTCCGTCCTTGCGGCCGCGGTGCGTGAGATGCGGGAGGAAATGGATAGTCTCCCCGAATTGCTTCCGGCCCTTCGCGATCTGGCTGCTGCTCCGGAATCCCTGCGCCGTTCCGTGCGGGAGTTTCCCTTCACCTCGGAAGAGTTTGAGGCCGCCTGTGCGCGCAAGACCCTCGAGGCACTCTATCGCGAGGACCGCATGCTTCAGCGCTTCGATTGCCACGTGCTTCAGCAGAAGCTCGATCGTCTGGCAGCCGCACATCGCCAATGGCTGGAGCACAATGCCGCTTGGATCCGCGGCCAAGTGAGACGCCGCTTTGTCGAGCACGTCCAGCTTGCGAACCAATCGGCTACGGTGCTTTCGGCGGACCAGAAGCTCTTCAAGAAATCCTACAGCGCCGGTCGCCGCGAGCTGGAGCACGAGTTCGGCAAGACGATGCGCTACAAGTCGATCCGCGATCTCGCCGCCGGCGAAAGCGGGGAGGTGGTCCGCGACCTCAAGCCGATCTGGCTGATGAGCCCGCTCTCCGTTTCGGACGCGCTGCCGATGGAGCCTGATTTGTTCGATGTCGTCATCTTCGACGAAGCGAGCCAGATCCCGGTGGAAGATGCGGTGCCCGCCGCCTACCGCGCGCCGCAGGTCATTGTCGTGGGTGACGAAATGCAGCTTCCACCGACGAGCTTCTTCAGCAGTGGCAGCGATGCCGAGGACGAGATCACCGTCGAAGAGGAAGGTGAGTCCGTCAGCGTGCTCATGGATGCCGATAGCTTCCTCACGCAATGCGCGCGGAATCTGCCCAGCACCTTGCTCGCGTGGCACTACCGCAGCCGCTATGAGTCGCTCATCAGCTTCAGCAATGCGGCTTTCTATGGGGGCGAGCTCTACACCATCCCTGACCGCCAGATGGCGCTTGATGACAAGGCGGAACTGCTCGTGGAGAGCCCCATGGAAGCTGCCGAACTCGTTCCCGCGATCCTCGGGCGCCCGATCAGCTACATCCGCTGCTCGAAGGCTCCGTATATCGATCGCCGCAATCCCGCCGAAGCCGCCGTGGTCGCCCAGCTTGTCCGCGAGCTCCTCGTGTCAGGAAACAAGCTTAGCATCGGTGTCGCCGCCTTCAGCGAAGCCCAGCAGGGAGAAATCGAATCCTCCTTGGAATCCCTGGCCAAGGAGGACAGTGCTTTCGGCACGCTTCTTGAAGCCGAGTATGTCCGTGAAGAAGACGACCAATTCTGCGGGCTCTTCGTGAAGAACCTCGAGAACGTTCAAGGCGACGAACGCGATATCATCCTCATGTCCGTTTGCTACGCGCCCGATACCGATGGGAAGATGCGGATGAACTTTGGTCCCATCAACCAGCGCGGCGGCGAGAAGCGTCTCAATGTGATCTTCAGCCGCGCCCGCCACCACATGGTGCTGGTGAGCAGCATCGGCCATCAGCAGATCACCAACGACTACAACGACGGCGCCCGAGCACTGCGGAACTTCCTCCACTACGCCGAGAGCCTTTCCCGTGGCGAGCCCGCCGCTGCCCGCCAGGTGCTGGATGGCCTCAATCCCCTCAAGCGCAAGTCCCTCGCCTCCGCAGCCACCGGCAGCGCCATCGCCGGACAAATCGCCGGCGCCCTCAAGCGGCGCGGCTGGTCTGCCGATACCGATGTCGGCCAGAGCCGCTTCCGCTGCGATGTCGCCGTCCGCGAACCGGGCGCGGATCGCCATCAACTCGCCATCCTCATCGAAGGAACACGCACGACGAATGTCCTCGAGCACTTCCACACTCGTCCGGGCATCCTCCGCGCCTTCGGCTGGCAGGTCGTCTTGGTGGTCGCGAAGGATTGGTGGCACGAGCCCGAAGCCGTGCTCACCCGCATCGAACGTCTGCTCCGCCGCGAGATTGCGGAGGAGGAAGAAACCATTATCGAAGAAGAACCTCAGCCTTCACCCGTAGCGCCTCCCGCATTGGAGCCGCCCGTGACTCCCGGGCCTCCATCTCTTCCCGCCCCAAGCACCCTAGGCCGCCGCTTCGAGTTTACCGAGGGCAACTCCCGGAAATTCTGGGCCGTCGCGCAAGAGGGCGCCTCGCTCGTGGTCCGCTTCGGCCGTATCGGCACTACCGGACAGGTTCAAACGAAGACCTTCGCCGATGAACCGCGAGCCCAGCGTGAAATGAACAAGCTCATCACCGAGAAGACAGGAAAGGGCTACGTCGAAGTGAGCTAG
- a CDS encoding ATP-dependent DNA helicase — translation MISALEGQPLPDAFVEEIGLAFSNGGSLARSRDFEFRPEQQQLAVAVAEALVEKRCLVAEAGTGVGKSLAYLLPASKYSLQTGRKAIISTHTINLQEQLVRKDIPIVRKLLGEELPAVLLKGRQNYLCPARLKRAFEQSGDLFTSTENDELEQIRRWAEGTKDGTLSDLDFSPSMKVWLQVCSEPHVCTARYCGPRGNCFFQEARKAAADANLIVVNHTLFFALLNTGDTFEEEKPSGFLFPNDFAVLDEAHTLEQVAAIQLGLRVSQAGMRFDLQRLYNPRTKKGILRSFRKASVMNAVEEALKSADDFFGNLGHAAHFGEYSKEWRVREPELVPNSAAEPLRRLWQEIDALAADVESETTRAELQDASRKLRETHGAIGCFLDQSGDDHVHWIERSGRDESLFSLHAAPIRVADKLKPLLFAPGKSCVMTSATLGVGDPELGWFRGRVGADDVPALCIGSPFDFQKQMKICIWKNMPEPTSPQYGKALVEAIRTAVEFSEGKAFVLFTSYRTMRDAADKLRSHFEKKGWRLLVQGDGMPRHRMVEEFRRDVDSILFGTDSFWTGVDVPGETLSNVIVTRLPFAVPDHPLTQSRLEALEAEGGNPFMEYSVPEAILKLRQGVGRLIRTAKDHGLVCILDNRILTKRYGRLFIDALPDAPQEIVQ, via the coding sequence ATGATTTCCGCCCTCGAGGGACAGCCGCTGCCCGACGCGTTCGTGGAGGAAATCGGTCTGGCTTTCTCGAACGGCGGCAGCCTCGCTCGCTCCCGGGACTTCGAGTTCCGGCCTGAGCAACAACAGCTCGCGGTCGCGGTCGCGGAGGCACTGGTGGAGAAACGCTGCCTCGTCGCGGAGGCAGGCACCGGGGTTGGCAAGTCCTTGGCCTACCTGCTACCCGCCTCCAAGTACTCCCTGCAAACGGGGCGAAAAGCGATCATCTCCACCCACACGATCAATCTGCAGGAGCAGCTGGTACGGAAGGACATTCCGATCGTCCGCAAGCTGCTCGGCGAGGAGCTGCCGGCGGTGCTTCTGAAGGGGCGGCAAAATTACCTCTGCCCGGCGCGCTTGAAGCGGGCCTTCGAGCAATCCGGCGACCTTTTCACTTCGACGGAGAACGACGAGCTGGAGCAGATCCGCCGCTGGGCGGAGGGCACGAAGGACGGGACCTTGAGCGATCTCGATTTCAGCCCCTCGATGAAGGTGTGGCTGCAGGTCTGCTCGGAGCCTCATGTCTGCACCGCCCGCTACTGCGGTCCGCGGGGAAATTGCTTCTTCCAAGAAGCCCGGAAGGCAGCGGCGGATGCGAACCTGATCGTGGTCAACCACACGCTCTTCTTCGCGCTGCTGAATACCGGCGATACTTTCGAGGAGGAGAAGCCCTCGGGTTTCCTGTTTCCGAACGATTTCGCGGTCCTCGACGAGGCGCACACGCTGGAGCAGGTGGCGGCGATCCAACTGGGCCTCCGTGTGAGCCAGGCGGGCATGCGCTTCGACCTCCAGCGGCTCTACAATCCGAGGACCAAGAAGGGCATCCTCCGCTCTTTCCGGAAGGCCTCGGTGATGAACGCGGTGGAGGAGGCGCTGAAATCAGCCGATGATTTTTTCGGCAATCTGGGCCACGCCGCGCATTTCGGCGAATACTCGAAGGAATGGCGGGTCCGCGAGCCGGAACTGGTGCCGAATTCCGCGGCTGAACCGCTGCGCCGTCTCTGGCAGGAGATCGATGCACTGGCGGCGGATGTGGAAAGCGAGACGACGCGCGCCGAGCTCCAAGATGCTTCTCGCAAGCTGCGCGAGACTCATGGGGCGATCGGCTGCTTCCTCGACCAGAGCGGTGACGACCATGTCCACTGGATCGAGCGCTCGGGCCGCGATGAGAGCCTGTTTTCCCTGCACGCCGCACCGATCCGGGTGGCGGACAAGCTGAAGCCGCTCCTTTTCGCGCCCGGAAAGTCCTGCGTGATGACCAGCGCGACGCTGGGCGTGGGCGATCCGGAGCTCGGCTGGTTCCGCGGCCGGGTGGGCGCGGACGATGTGCCGGCGCTGTGCATTGGCAGCCCCTTCGATTTCCAAAAGCAGATGAAGATCTGCATCTGGAAGAATATGCCGGAGCCGACGAGTCCCCAGTATGGGAAGGCTCTGGTGGAAGCGATCCGCACGGCAGTGGAATTCAGCGAGGGGAAGGCCTTCGTGCTCTTCACGAGCTATCGCACGATGCGTGATGCGGCGGACAAGCTGCGTAGCCATTTCGAGAAGAAGGGCTGGCGCCTGCTGGTGCAGGGCGACGGCATGCCGCGGCACCGGATGGTGGAGGAATTCCGCCGGGATGTGGACAGCATCCTCTTCGGCACGGATAGCTTCTGGACCGGGGTCGACGTGCCGGGTGAGACGCTCTCGAATGTGATCGTGACCCGGCTGCCTTTCGCGGTGCCGGATCATCCGCTCACCCAATCGCGCCTCGAAGCGCTGGAGGCGGAAGGCGGAAATCCCTTCATGGAATACTCGGTGCCGGAGGCGATCCTGAAGCTGCGCCAAGGGGTGGGCCGCCTGATCCGCACGGCGAAGGATCACGGTCTGGTGTGCATTCTCGACAACCGGATCCTGACGAAGCGCTACGGCAGGCTCTTCATCGATGCGCTGCCGGATGCGCCGCAGGAAATCGTGCAGTGA
- a CDS encoding LptF/LptG family permease, translating into MLPPSPAMPRILVPMLLALGGALLALKVGPAEQQQVWDQLSNFPDVQAEAHSLRPVIAVALCFLPALGGLFYAMGGTLARYVSRQFLMIFLICVAGLFVIWMISDLGDNLDDLKNSPSPSQFAVQLYGARLPEIAVMLLPYSLLLSILYCLGKLSRSREIVAMIQTGRGLARLTAPFLVAGALAGLLCAGLNYQWAPAAVAKENSILRKARGQDGVAEPNIRYRNIPARRLWMVGAFPPDYQKGAPLSDVTVIQERPDGSLESILTAKRASWSPMLRDWKFYEVRKQVIKSEGSRPVFEQGIPDPLVITGWNEVPTQIIRPGLPAVQLGIPDLNDWLESNPDGAWANRGGHLTQWHYRWAQPFNCLIVVLLATPLGVVFSRRGTSGGVAMAVFLCAGMLFVSNIFLSLGDSGHLRPGWAAWLPNLLFGSLAVYLFQRRLAGRPIYQTLRKFIPAEA; encoded by the coding sequence ATGCTCCCGCCCAGTCCTGCCATGCCGCGCATCCTCGTTCCCATGCTGCTTGCCCTCGGCGGCGCGCTCCTAGCCCTGAAGGTGGGCCCTGCCGAGCAACAGCAAGTCTGGGATCAATTGAGCAATTTCCCGGACGTTCAGGCAGAGGCCCACTCGCTCCGGCCCGTGATTGCGGTGGCGCTTTGCTTTCTCCCCGCGCTGGGCGGGCTCTTCTACGCCATGGGCGGCACGCTGGCCCGCTATGTGAGCCGGCAGTTCCTGATGATTTTCCTGATCTGCGTGGCGGGGCTTTTCGTCATCTGGATGATTTCCGATCTCGGGGACAATCTGGACGATCTGAAAAACAGTCCCAGCCCTTCGCAGTTCGCGGTGCAGCTCTATGGGGCGCGGCTGCCGGAGATCGCAGTAATGTTGCTGCCCTACTCGCTGCTGCTTTCGATTCTCTACTGTCTGGGCAAGCTTTCGCGCTCGCGCGAGATCGTCGCGATGATCCAGACCGGTCGCGGCCTCGCCCGGCTCACGGCTCCCTTCCTGGTGGCCGGAGCCCTCGCCGGGCTGCTCTGCGCGGGCCTGAATTACCAGTGGGCACCCGCCGCGGTGGCGAAGGAGAATTCGATCCTGCGGAAGGCCCGGGGCCAAGATGGCGTGGCAGAGCCGAATATCCGCTATCGGAATATCCCCGCACGGCGCCTCTGGATGGTGGGCGCTTTCCCGCCTGATTACCAGAAGGGCGCCCCGCTTTCCGATGTCACGGTGATCCAGGAGCGTCCGGATGGCTCCTTGGAGAGCATCCTCACCGCCAAGCGCGCGTCCTGGTCTCCGATGCTCCGCGATTGGAAATTCTACGAGGTCCGGAAACAGGTCATCAAATCCGAGGGATCCCGGCCGGTATTCGAGCAAGGCATTCCGGATCCGCTGGTGATCACCGGCTGGAACGAGGTGCCGACCCAGATCATCCGTCCCGGTCTACCCGCCGTGCAACTGGGTATCCCGGATTTGAATGACTGGCTGGAGTCGAATCCTGATGGTGCCTGGGCGAACCGCGGCGGTCACTTGACCCAGTGGCACTATCGCTGGGCCCAGCCCTTCAATTGCCTGATTGTGGTGCTGCTGGCGACGCCGCTCGGCGTGGTATTCTCGCGCCGGGGGACCAGCGGCGGCGTGGCCATGGCGGTTTTCCTCTGCGCCGGGATGCTCTTCGTTTCCAATATCTTCCTTAGCTTGGGAGATTCCGGGCACCTCCGGCCCGGCTGGGCGGCCTGGCTGCCGAACCTCCTTTTCGGGAGCTTGGCCGTTTACCTCTTCCAGCGGCGCTTGGCGGGTCGTCCGATTTACCAGACACTCCGGAAGTTCATTCCCGCCGAGGCTTGA
- a CDS encoding TetR/AcrR family transcriptional regulator, producing the protein MGRKSDAKQRLLEAAQDLIWEHSYGVVTIDAICEKAGVKKGSFYYFFESKADLAVAALEEDWQSEMKPKFDAMFSASNPPLERIRLMMQSSYDCQKEMLEKDGQILGCPCFSLGSEVCTQNEPIRAKVQETLCRLVRYLESAIRDAQAEGSVGPGDALIKAKAVYTLYEGSLTEARIQNSLEPLRILPEIVMDFLGAAAAAKAP; encoded by the coding sequence GTGGGACGCAAAAGCGACGCCAAGCAACGACTCCTCGAAGCTGCCCAGGATTTGATCTGGGAACACAGCTACGGGGTCGTGACGATTGACGCCATTTGCGAAAAAGCCGGGGTCAAGAAGGGTAGCTTCTACTACTTCTTCGAATCCAAGGCTGATCTCGCGGTCGCCGCCCTCGAAGAGGACTGGCAATCCGAGATGAAGCCGAAGTTCGACGCCATGTTCTCGGCCTCGAATCCCCCACTGGAGCGGATCCGCCTGATGATGCAGTCGTCCTACGATTGCCAGAAGGAGATGCTCGAGAAAGACGGCCAGATTCTCGGATGCCCTTGCTTTTCACTGGGTTCCGAGGTTTGCACACAAAACGAGCCGATCCGGGCGAAAGTCCAGGAGACGCTCTGTCGCCTCGTCCGCTACCTCGAATCCGCAATCCGCGACGCCCAAGCAGAAGGCTCGGTAGGTCCCGGTGATGCCCTGATCAAGGCAAAGGCGGTTTACACCCTCTACGAGGGTAGCCTCACCGAAGCCCGCATCCAGAACAGCCTCGAGCCCCTGCGGATCCTCCCGGAAATCGTCATGGATTTCCTCGGAGCAGCCGCTGCCGCCAAGGCTCCGTGA
- a CDS encoding M48 family metalloprotease produces the protein MPVALEPLPQHRALVDWIRTREPEVWAWYSDAERLTQDAEEVRLSLLRDSYRMDAEGHPELFAEIGAAQAALGLEGIKVHAYQAQGQIGPNAAICYLPGEAHLIFSGPILTLLSPIELRAVIGHELAHYLLWQMEEGAYYLADRILHQSAAHPEAKSSHGQSARLWSLATELFADRGSYQAAGCLDTAVASLVKTCTGLAQVSGKSYLGQAAEIFSKSKPKTEQLTHPETYMRAFALKLWVEDEADLETAVARMLEESDGLDDLDLMQQAKLAMLTRRFLGDHLRPAWFRSEAALAHAKLFFPDFSLGEETDEALPADLLELSKARREYLCQVMLDFCAVDPELDELPLAAAVERARAMECLGHFEKIAAKELKVKAKDLKRLKETASEILTAASAAKS, from the coding sequence ATGCCTGTAGCCCTCGAACCTTTGCCCCAGCACCGAGCCTTGGTGGACTGGATCCGGACCCGCGAGCCCGAGGTTTGGGCGTGGTATTCCGATGCCGAGCGTCTCACGCAGGACGCCGAGGAGGTCAGGCTCTCGCTGCTGCGCGATTCCTACCGGATGGACGCGGAAGGGCATCCGGAGCTCTTCGCGGAGATCGGTGCGGCGCAGGCGGCGCTGGGTCTGGAGGGGATCAAGGTCCACGCCTATCAGGCTCAGGGCCAGATCGGCCCGAATGCGGCCATTTGCTATCTGCCGGGTGAGGCTCACCTCATTTTCTCCGGCCCCATTCTCACGCTGCTTTCGCCGATCGAGCTCCGGGCGGTGATCGGCCATGAGCTTGCGCACTACCTTCTCTGGCAGATGGAGGAGGGTGCCTATTATTTGGCGGACCGGATCCTGCATCAGTCCGCGGCTCATCCCGAGGCGAAGTCCAGCCATGGCCAGAGCGCGCGCTTGTGGAGCCTGGCGACGGAGCTCTTCGCGGATCGTGGAAGCTATCAGGCCGCAGGGTGCCTCGACACTGCGGTTGCGAGCCTGGTGAAGACCTGTACCGGTCTCGCCCAGGTCAGCGGCAAGAGCTACTTGGGACAAGCAGCGGAGATCTTTTCGAAGTCAAAGCCGAAGACCGAGCAGCTGACTCATCCGGAAACCTACATGCGGGCCTTTGCGCTGAAACTGTGGGTGGAGGACGAAGCCGATCTGGAGACCGCCGTCGCCCGCATGCTTGAGGAAAGCGATGGCCTGGATGATCTGGATCTGATGCAGCAGGCGAAGCTCGCCATGCTCACCCGGCGTTTTCTTGGAGATCATCTTCGCCCGGCATGGTTCCGGAGCGAGGCGGCGCTGGCTCACGCGAAGCTCTTCTTTCCCGACTTCTCGCTTGGTGAAGAAACGGACGAGGCGCTGCCCGCCGATTTGTTAGAGCTCTCGAAGGCGCGTCGGGAGTATCTCTGCCAGGTGATGCTCGATTTCTGTGCGGTCGATCCGGAGTTGGACGAGCTGCCGCTCGCCGCGGCCGTCGAGCGCGCGAGAGCAATGGAATGCCTGGGCCACTTCGAGAAGATCGCAGCGAAGGAACTGAAGGTGAAAGCCAAGGATCTGAAACGCCTCAAGGAAACCGCCTCTGAAATTCTCACCGCAGCCTCCGCAGCCAAGTCATGA